In a single window of the Grus americana isolate bGruAme1 chromosome 31, bGruAme1.mat, whole genome shotgun sequence genome:
- the ERBB3 gene encoding receptor tyrosine-protein kinase erbB-3 isoform X2, with protein sequence MDRPGHRPRALLLLLLLLRAPAPGSAQAVCAGTLNGLSVTGDAQHQYQTLHKMYNNCEIVMGNLEIVLIDHTQDLSFLQTIREVTGYILIAMNVFASLPLQNLRVIRGTQFYEEKYALFVLLNYNPNTTHALRHLGLNQLTEILAGGVYIEKNAQLCHVETVEWRDIMRDPRLEPVVGDNGKACAPCHESCGGHCWGPGPEDCQKLTKTICAPQCNGRCFGRAPNECCHEECAGGCTGPLQTHCFACRHFNDSGACVPLCPQPLIYNKLTFQLEPNPDTKYQYGGICVRNCPHNFVVDQSSCVRACPNDKMEVEKNGLKMCEPCSGLCPKACEGTGAGSKYQTVDSSNIDTFVNCTKILGNLDFLITGLEGDPWRNISALDPEKLNVFRTVREITGYLNIQSWPKHMHNFSVFSNLVTIGGRSLYNRGFSLLIMKNENVTSLGLRSLREVSAGRVYITENHRLCYLHTVQWAALSRRRADLDIRNNKPRGKCEQEGKVCDPLCSAKGCWGPGPAQCLACRHYSRRGVCVPTCRFTQGETREFAQGGECFECHPECERIEGNVTCNGSGADTCTRCAHYRDGPHCVESCPEGILGERGPIYKYPDASRECRPCHENCTRGCLGPLLRDCLGEPLPVSRKTPTVIAVMVVGGLFLSCSCVLLALLYWRGKKIQKKRAMRRYLERGESLEPLDPSEKANKVLARIFKETELKRLKVLGSGVFGTVHKGIWIPDGDSIKIPVSIKVIQDWSGQQSFHAVTDHMLAIGSLDHAYIVRLLGICPGPQLQLVTQLLPLGSLLDYVRKNRDSISPQLLLNWCVQVAKGMYYLEEHRMVHRNLAARNVLLKSPSQAQVADFGIADLLYPDDKKYFYNEVKTPIKWMALESIHFGKYTHQSDVWSYGVTLWEMMTFGSEPYAGIRLAEVPDLLEKGERLSQPQICTIDVYMVMVKCWMIDENIRPTFKELANEFTRMARDPPRYLVIKQESGAAPPAEPPTLSDKELDDMETLELEEEEELDASFGLTTGLYPQRPRGSCARSPSLLSPPAGYIPMNQPGLSSGRQGGGYRPPRRSRQESLGRTVSESSEGRGTASELDLAEGGSLSGSLCRSLRSRGDSAYLSQRESFPPPPPSTEGSEEDANGYVTPNCAGRETDPTGGSVPEPEEEYEYMNHRPGGPPGAPPPRPASLEELGYEYMEVGSEPGAPPGAPPGRGQEEEDYEYMNKQPRLSRSLGSMVGGPGPRQEGVPPRHDGYTDMRPGEAAPAPEEEQGYEEMEAVLAPRCPGCRGPPGPPTPCMKPLRSLEASDCAFDNPDYWHSRLFAKADAQRT encoded by the exons ACCGGCCCcgggcgctgctgctgctcctgctgctgctccgcgCCCCGGCGCCGGGCTCCGCGCAGGCAG TGTGCGCGGGGACGCTGAACGGGCTGAGCGTGACGGGGGATGCCCAGCACCAGTACCAGACGCTGCACAAGATGTACAACAACTGCGAGATCGTGATGGGCAACCTGGAGATCGTCCTCATCGACCACACGCAGGACCTCTCCTTCCTGCAG ACCATCCGGGAGGTGACGGGCTACATCCTGATCGCCATGAACGTCTTCGCCTCGCTGCCGCTGCAGAACCTGCGCGTCATCCGCGGGACGCAGTTCTACGAGGAGAAGTACGCGCTCTTCGTCCTGCTCAACTACAACCCCAACACCACCCACGCCCTGCGCCACCTCGGCCTCAACCAGCTCACAG agATCCTGGCCGGTGGCGTCTACATCGAGAAGAACGCGCAGCTCTGCCACGTGGAGACGGTGGAGTGGCGGGACATCATGCGGGACCCCCGCCTGGAGCCCGTCGTGGGGGACAACGGCAAGGCCT GCGCCCCGTGCCACGAGAGCTGCGGTGGGCACTGCTGGGGACCTGGCCCCGAGGACTGCCAGAAAC TGACGAAGACGATCTGTGCCCCCCAGTGCAACGGGCGCTGCTTCGGGCGGGCGCCCAACGAGTGCTGCCACGAGGAGTGCGCGGGGGGCTGCACCGGCCCCCTCCAGACACACTGCTTC GCGTGCCGGCACTTCAACGACAGCGGGGCGTGCGTGCcgctctgcccccagcccctcatcTACAACAAGCTGACCTTCCAGCTGGAGCCCAACCCCGACACCAAGTACCAGTACGGGGGCATCTGCGTCCGGAACTGCCCGC ACAATTTCGTGGTGGACCAGAGCTCCTGCGTCCGCGCCTGCCCCAACGACAAGATGGAGGTGGAGAAGAACGGGCTGAAGATGTGCGAGCCCTGCTCGGGGCTGTGTCCCAAGG CCTGCGAGGGCACCGGCGCCGGCAGCAAGTACCAGACTGTGGACTCCAGCAACATCGACACCTTCGTGAACTGCACCAAGATCTTGGGCAACCTGGACTTCCTCATCACCGGCCTGGAGGg GGATCCCTGGCGCAACATCTCAGCGCTGGACCCCGAGAAGCTGAACGTCTTCCGGACGGTGCGGGAGATCACGG GGTACCTGAACATCCAGTCCTGGCCCAAGCACATGCACAACTTCAGCGTCTTCTCCAACCTCGTCACCATCGGGGGACGGAGCCTGTACAA CCGGGGTTTCTCCCTGCTGATCATGAAGAACGAGAACGTGACGTCGCTGGGGCTGCGCTCGCTGCGGGAGGTGAGCGCGGGCAGGGTCTACATCACGGAGAACCACCGGCTCTGCTACCTCCACACCGTGCAGTGGGCAGCCCTGAGCCGCCGCCGCGCCGACCTCGACATCCGCAACAACAAACCCCGCGGCAAGTGCG agcaagagGGGAAGGTGTGCGACCCGCTCTGCTCCGCCAAGGGCTGCTGGGGTCCCGGCCCCGCACAGTGCCTGGCCTGCCGCCACTACAGCCGGCGCGGCGTCTGCGTGCCCACCTGCCGCTTCACCCAGGG GGAGACACGGGAGTTCGCCCAGGGGGGCGAGTGCTTCGAGTGCCACCCCGAGTGCGAGCGCATAGAGGGCAACGTCACCTGCAACGGCTCG GGCGCCGACACCTGCACCCGCTGTGCCCACTACCGGGACGGTCCCCACTGCGTGGAGAGCTGCCCCGAGGGCATCCTGGGCGAGCGCGGCCCCATCTACAAGTACCCCGACGCCAGCCGCGAGTGCCGGCCGTGCCACGAGAACTGCACCCGCGG GTGCCTGGGGCCGCTGCTGCGGGACTGCCTGGGGGAGCCCCTGCCCGTCTCCAG GAAAACGCCGACGGTGATCGCGGTGATGGTGGTCGGGGGgctcttcctctcctgctcctgcgTCCTCCTCGCCCTCCTCTACTGGCGTGGCAAGAAGATCCAGAAGAAGCGGGCGATGCGGCGCTACCTGGAGAGGGGGGAG agcctggagcCGCTGGACCCCAGTGAAAAAGCCAACAAGGTGCTGGCCCGCATCTTCAAGGAGACGGAGCTGAAGCGGTTGAAGGTGCTGGGCTCCGGCGTCTTTGGCACCGTGCACAAG GGCATCTGGATCCCCGACGGGGACTCCATCAAGATCCCGGTGAGCATCAAGGTGATCCAGGACTGGAGCGGGCAGCAGTCCTTCCACGCCGTCACCGAC CACATGCTGGCCATCGGCAGCCTGGACCATGCCTACATCGTGCGGCTGCTGGGCATCTGCCCCggcccccagctccagctggtGACACAGCTCCTGCCGCTGGGCTCCCTGCTCGACTACGTCCGCAAGAACCGCGACAGCATcagcccccagctcctgctcaaCTGGTGCGTCCAGGTTGCCAAG GGCATGTACTACCTGGAGGAGCACCGCATGGTGCACCGCAACCTGGCCGCCCGCAACGTGCTGCTCAagtcccccagccaggctcaggTGGCCGATTTCGGCATCGCCGACCTCCTCTACCCCGACGACAAGAAGTATTTCTACAACGAGGTCAAG ACGCCCATCAAGTGGATGGCGCTGGAGAGCATCCACTTCGGGAAGTACACGCACCAGAGCGACGTCTGGAGCTACG GCGTGACGCTCTGGGAGATGATGACCTTCGGGTCCGAGCCCTACGCCGGGATACGGCTGGCCGAGGTGCCCGACCTGCTGGAGAAGGGCGAGCGGCTCTCGCAGCCCCAGATCTGCACCATCGACGTCTACATGGTGATGGTGAAGT GCTGGATGATCGATGAGAACATCCGTCCCACCTTCAAGGAGCTGGCGAACGAGTTCACCCGCATGGCCCGCGACCCCCCGCGCTACCTGGTGATCAAG CAGGAGAGCGGTGCCGCGCCGCCCGCCGAGCCCCCCACCCTCAGCGACAAAGAGCTGGATGACATGGAGacgctggagctggaggaggaggaggagctggacgCCTCCTTCGGCCTCACCACCGGACTCTACCCCCAGCGCCCGCGGGGCAGCTGCGCCCGG AGCCCCAGCCTGCTCAGCCCCCCGGCCGGCTACATCCCCATGAACCAGCCCGGCCTCAGCAGCGGCCGCCAG GGCGGGGGGTACCGGCCGCCGCGGCGCAGCCGTCAGGAGTCCCTGGGGCGGACGGTGTCGGAGTCGTCGGAGGGCCGGGGCACGGCCTCGGAGCTGGACCTGGCCGAGGGGGGGTCGCTGTCGGGGAGCCTCTGCCGCAGCCTGCGCTCGCGGGGGGACAGCGCGTACCTGTCCCAGCGGGagagcttcccccccccgccccccagcacCGAGGGCAGCGAGGAGGACGCCAATGGCTACGTCACCCCCAACTGCGCCGGACGGG AGACGGACCCCACCGGGGGCTCGGTGCCGGAGCCAGAGGAGGAGTACGAGTACATGAACCACCGGCCCGGGGGTCCCCCGggagcccccccgccccggccggcctcgctggaggagctgggctaCGAGTACATGGAGGTGGGTTCAGAGCCGGGGGCCCCCCCGGGAGCCCCCCCGGGccgggggcaggaggaggaggactaCGAGTACATGAACAAGCAGCCGCGGCTGAGCCGCTCGCTGGGCAGCATGGTGGGGGGGCCGGGACCCCGGCAGGAGGGCGTACCCCCCCGCCACGACGGCTACACCGACATGCGCCCGGGGGaggccgccccggcccccgaGGAGGAGCAGGGCTACGAGGAGATGGAGGCGGTGCTggccccccgctgccccggctgccGGGGCCCCCCTgggccccccaccccctgcatGAAGCCCCTGCGGAGCCTGGAGGCTTCGGACTGCGCCTTCGACAACCCCGACTACTGGCACAGCCGCCTCTTCGCCAAGGCGGATGCGCAGCGGACGTAg
- the ERBB3 gene encoding receptor tyrosine-protein kinase erbB-3 isoform X3: MDRPGHRPRALLLLLLLLRAPAPGSAQAVCAGTLNGLSVTGDAQHQYQTLHKMYNNCEIVMGNLEIVLIDHTQDLSFLQTIREVTGYILIAMNVFASLPLQNLRVIRGTQFYEEKYALFVLLNYNPNTTHALRHLGLNQLTEILAGGVYIEKNAQLCHVETVEWRDIMRDPRLEPVVGDNGKACAPCHESCGGHCWGPGPEDCQKLTKTICAPQCNGRCFGRAPNECCHEECAGGCTGPLQTHCFACRHFNDSGACVPLCPQPLIYNKLTFQLEPNPDTKYQYGGICVRNCPHNFVVDQSSCVRACPNDKMEVEKNGLKMCEPCSGLCPKACEGTGAGSKYQTVDSSNIDTFVNCTKILGNLDFLITGLEGDPWRNISALDPEKLNVFRTVREITGYLNIQSWPKHMHNFSVFSNLVTIGGRSLYNRGFSLLIMKNENVTSLGLRSLREVSAGRVYITENHRLCYLHTVQWAALSRRRADLDIRNNKPRGKCEQEGKVCDPLCSAKGCWGPGPAQCLACRHYSRRGVCVPTCRFTQGETREFAQGGECFECHPECERIEGNVTCNGSGADTCTRCAHYRDGPHCVESCPEGILGERGPIYKYPDASRECRPCHENCTRGCLGPLLRDCLGEPLPVSRKTPTVIAVMVVGGLFLSCSCVLLALLYWRGKKIQKKRAMRRYLERGESLEPLDPSEKANKVLARIFKETELKRLKVLGSGVFGTVHKGIWIPDGDSIKIPVSIKVIQDWSGQQSFHAVTDHMLAIGSLDHAYIVRLLGICPGPQLQLVTQLLPLGSLLDYVRKNRDSISPQLLLNWCVQVAKGMYYLEEHRMVHRNLAARNVLLKSPSQAQVADFGIADLLYPDDKKYFYNEVKTPIKWMALESIHFGKYTHQSDVWSYGVTLWEMMTFGSEPYAGIRLAEVPDLLEKGERLSQPQICTIDVYMVMVKCWMIDENIRPTFKELANEFTRMARDPPRYLVIKESGAAPPAEPPTLSDKELDDMETLELEEEEELDASFGLTTGLYPQRPRGSCARSPSLLSPPAGYIPMNQPGLSSGRQGGGYRPPRRSRQESLGRTVSESSEGRGTASELDLAEGGSLSGSLCRSLRSRGDSAYLSQRESFPPPPPSTEGSEEDANGYVTPNCAGRETDPTGGSVPEPEEEYEYMNHRPGGPPGAPPPRPASLEELGYEYMEVGSEPGAPPGAPPGRGQEEEDYEYMNKQPRLSRSLGSMVGGPGPRQEGVPPRHDGYTDMRPGEAAPAPEEEQGYEEMEAVLAPRCPGCRGPPGPPTPCMKPLRSLEASDCAFDNPDYWHSRLFAKADAQRT, from the exons ACCGGCCCcgggcgctgctgctgctcctgctgctgctccgcgCCCCGGCGCCGGGCTCCGCGCAGGCAG TGTGCGCGGGGACGCTGAACGGGCTGAGCGTGACGGGGGATGCCCAGCACCAGTACCAGACGCTGCACAAGATGTACAACAACTGCGAGATCGTGATGGGCAACCTGGAGATCGTCCTCATCGACCACACGCAGGACCTCTCCTTCCTGCAG ACCATCCGGGAGGTGACGGGCTACATCCTGATCGCCATGAACGTCTTCGCCTCGCTGCCGCTGCAGAACCTGCGCGTCATCCGCGGGACGCAGTTCTACGAGGAGAAGTACGCGCTCTTCGTCCTGCTCAACTACAACCCCAACACCACCCACGCCCTGCGCCACCTCGGCCTCAACCAGCTCACAG agATCCTGGCCGGTGGCGTCTACATCGAGAAGAACGCGCAGCTCTGCCACGTGGAGACGGTGGAGTGGCGGGACATCATGCGGGACCCCCGCCTGGAGCCCGTCGTGGGGGACAACGGCAAGGCCT GCGCCCCGTGCCACGAGAGCTGCGGTGGGCACTGCTGGGGACCTGGCCCCGAGGACTGCCAGAAAC TGACGAAGACGATCTGTGCCCCCCAGTGCAACGGGCGCTGCTTCGGGCGGGCGCCCAACGAGTGCTGCCACGAGGAGTGCGCGGGGGGCTGCACCGGCCCCCTCCAGACACACTGCTTC GCGTGCCGGCACTTCAACGACAGCGGGGCGTGCGTGCcgctctgcccccagcccctcatcTACAACAAGCTGACCTTCCAGCTGGAGCCCAACCCCGACACCAAGTACCAGTACGGGGGCATCTGCGTCCGGAACTGCCCGC ACAATTTCGTGGTGGACCAGAGCTCCTGCGTCCGCGCCTGCCCCAACGACAAGATGGAGGTGGAGAAGAACGGGCTGAAGATGTGCGAGCCCTGCTCGGGGCTGTGTCCCAAGG CCTGCGAGGGCACCGGCGCCGGCAGCAAGTACCAGACTGTGGACTCCAGCAACATCGACACCTTCGTGAACTGCACCAAGATCTTGGGCAACCTGGACTTCCTCATCACCGGCCTGGAGGg GGATCCCTGGCGCAACATCTCAGCGCTGGACCCCGAGAAGCTGAACGTCTTCCGGACGGTGCGGGAGATCACGG GGTACCTGAACATCCAGTCCTGGCCCAAGCACATGCACAACTTCAGCGTCTTCTCCAACCTCGTCACCATCGGGGGACGGAGCCTGTACAA CCGGGGTTTCTCCCTGCTGATCATGAAGAACGAGAACGTGACGTCGCTGGGGCTGCGCTCGCTGCGGGAGGTGAGCGCGGGCAGGGTCTACATCACGGAGAACCACCGGCTCTGCTACCTCCACACCGTGCAGTGGGCAGCCCTGAGCCGCCGCCGCGCCGACCTCGACATCCGCAACAACAAACCCCGCGGCAAGTGCG agcaagagGGGAAGGTGTGCGACCCGCTCTGCTCCGCCAAGGGCTGCTGGGGTCCCGGCCCCGCACAGTGCCTGGCCTGCCGCCACTACAGCCGGCGCGGCGTCTGCGTGCCCACCTGCCGCTTCACCCAGGG GGAGACACGGGAGTTCGCCCAGGGGGGCGAGTGCTTCGAGTGCCACCCCGAGTGCGAGCGCATAGAGGGCAACGTCACCTGCAACGGCTCG GGCGCCGACACCTGCACCCGCTGTGCCCACTACCGGGACGGTCCCCACTGCGTGGAGAGCTGCCCCGAGGGCATCCTGGGCGAGCGCGGCCCCATCTACAAGTACCCCGACGCCAGCCGCGAGTGCCGGCCGTGCCACGAGAACTGCACCCGCGG GTGCCTGGGGCCGCTGCTGCGGGACTGCCTGGGGGAGCCCCTGCCCGTCTCCAG GAAAACGCCGACGGTGATCGCGGTGATGGTGGTCGGGGGgctcttcctctcctgctcctgcgTCCTCCTCGCCCTCCTCTACTGGCGTGGCAAGAAGATCCAGAAGAAGCGGGCGATGCGGCGCTACCTGGAGAGGGGGGAG agcctggagcCGCTGGACCCCAGTGAAAAAGCCAACAAGGTGCTGGCCCGCATCTTCAAGGAGACGGAGCTGAAGCGGTTGAAGGTGCTGGGCTCCGGCGTCTTTGGCACCGTGCACAAG GGCATCTGGATCCCCGACGGGGACTCCATCAAGATCCCGGTGAGCATCAAGGTGATCCAGGACTGGAGCGGGCAGCAGTCCTTCCACGCCGTCACCGAC CACATGCTGGCCATCGGCAGCCTGGACCATGCCTACATCGTGCGGCTGCTGGGCATCTGCCCCggcccccagctccagctggtGACACAGCTCCTGCCGCTGGGCTCCCTGCTCGACTACGTCCGCAAGAACCGCGACAGCATcagcccccagctcctgctcaaCTGGTGCGTCCAGGTTGCCAAG GGCATGTACTACCTGGAGGAGCACCGCATGGTGCACCGCAACCTGGCCGCCCGCAACGTGCTGCTCAagtcccccagccaggctcaggTGGCCGATTTCGGCATCGCCGACCTCCTCTACCCCGACGACAAGAAGTATTTCTACAACGAGGTCAAG ACGCCCATCAAGTGGATGGCGCTGGAGAGCATCCACTTCGGGAAGTACACGCACCAGAGCGACGTCTGGAGCTACG GCGTGACGCTCTGGGAGATGATGACCTTCGGGTCCGAGCCCTACGCCGGGATACGGCTGGCCGAGGTGCCCGACCTGCTGGAGAAGGGCGAGCGGCTCTCGCAGCCCCAGATCTGCACCATCGACGTCTACATGGTGATGGTGAAGT GCTGGATGATCGATGAGAACATCCGTCCCACCTTCAAGGAGCTGGCGAACGAGTTCACCCGCATGGCCCGCGACCCCCCGCGCTACCTGGTGATCAAG GAGAGCGGTGCCGCGCCGCCCGCCGAGCCCCCCACCCTCAGCGACAAAGAGCTGGATGACATGGAGacgctggagctggaggaggaggaggagctggacgCCTCCTTCGGCCTCACCACCGGACTCTACCCCCAGCGCCCGCGGGGCAGCTGCGCCCGG AGCCCCAGCCTGCTCAGCCCCCCGGCCGGCTACATCCCCATGAACCAGCCCGGCCTCAGCAGCGGCCGCCAG GGCGGGGGGTACCGGCCGCCGCGGCGCAGCCGTCAGGAGTCCCTGGGGCGGACGGTGTCGGAGTCGTCGGAGGGCCGGGGCACGGCCTCGGAGCTGGACCTGGCCGAGGGGGGGTCGCTGTCGGGGAGCCTCTGCCGCAGCCTGCGCTCGCGGGGGGACAGCGCGTACCTGTCCCAGCGGGagagcttcccccccccgccccccagcacCGAGGGCAGCGAGGAGGACGCCAATGGCTACGTCACCCCCAACTGCGCCGGACGGG AGACGGACCCCACCGGGGGCTCGGTGCCGGAGCCAGAGGAGGAGTACGAGTACATGAACCACCGGCCCGGGGGTCCCCCGggagcccccccgccccggccggcctcgctggaggagctgggctaCGAGTACATGGAGGTGGGTTCAGAGCCGGGGGCCCCCCCGGGAGCCCCCCCGGGccgggggcaggaggaggaggactaCGAGTACATGAACAAGCAGCCGCGGCTGAGCCGCTCGCTGGGCAGCATGGTGGGGGGGCCGGGACCCCGGCAGGAGGGCGTACCCCCCCGCCACGACGGCTACACCGACATGCGCCCGGGGGaggccgccccggcccccgaGGAGGAGCAGGGCTACGAGGAGATGGAGGCGGTGCTggccccccgctgccccggctgccGGGGCCCCCCTgggccccccaccccctgcatGAAGCCCCTGCGGAGCCTGGAGGCTTCGGACTGCGCCTTCGACAACCCCGACTACTGGCACAGCCGCCTCTTCGCCAAGGCGGATGCGCAGCGGACGTAg